The DNA region TACGCCAAAATCAAAAGCCACGCCACTGGCGCGCATGCGCAGAAAGCTCTCGGAGATGACCTTCGCGTTGGCGCCGAAGAAGATGCGGTCGGTCATCTGCCGGGAGAAAGTGAGCCCTACAGTGACAAAGTTCGGGGTGATAATGCGCCCGGTGCCTTCGGTCTCAAACTCGGTCGTCTCCATGATGTCGCCAAAATCCAACACCTTGGCGCTCACCCCGAATGAGCCGAGGTTACCCAAGCGTGCCGACACGGCGAAGTAGTTGATGCTGGTGTCAAAAATCCACTTCAGATACGAGAAGGTCGCCTCGGCCGCAGCATCGGTGGCTGCCAATCCTGCCGGGTTCCAGAAGATGGCCTCGTTACCGCTGACCAGCGCGCCATTGGCCCCGCCCATGGCAATGCCTCGCGAGCCGACCGGAATGAGCAGCTCCTGCGCGCCAGCCGCACCCCTCTTGTCGGGGTTGCCGGCCATTGCCAGGCTGTAGCCCAGCGCCACAACGACGAGCAGCACCAGGATTCTTGCTATTCTCATGGTCCAGTTCTCCAAAAGGTTTCCTGTTCACCGTCGTGCCGCTCCTGCAGCCGTGGCGGTGCAGGAGCGGCCACCTACCTGACCAAACGTGCCGT from candidate division KSB1 bacterium includes:
- a CDS encoding PorV/PorQ family protein, which encodes MRIARILVLLVVVALGYSLAMAGNPDKRGAAGAQELLIPVGSRGIAMGGANGALVSGNEAIFWNPAGLAATDAAAEATFSYLKWIFDTSINYFAVSARLGNLGSFGVSAKVLDFGDIMETTEFETEGTGRIITPNFVTVGLTFSRQMTDRIFFGANAKVISESFLRMRASGVAFDFGVQYISTPGVRLGLTLNNFGPMMKFVGEDLQRTVNLPHTEYGTEAMDLRLEAQKFELPSTFEISLGYPYYLSDEHAVTVVASYRNFNASVDQVQAGIEYAFNKLVYLRGGYGSAVQASEDYIFGFTLGAGLRYSLGGNTYVLFDYAYRDVKYTDANQWFTMSVQF